In Nocardia sp. NBC_01327, the genomic stretch GCACGATACCGCGGACGGCGGCGGGCTGGCCGATATCGTCGACCTCGCCGACGACCGCCAGAATCGGGCATTTCAGATCGGCGAGCGAGATGGGCTGGTCACGAATGACGAAACCGCCCAGCATCATTCGATTGTGCTTGATGAACTGCGTGAGCAGATCGGTGAGCGCGGGCCCCGGATAACCGAGCCAGCCGTCGGCTTCGAGGAAGCGACGCTGGCGTTCCCGGGGCAGCAGGGCCTCCCGGTCGTGCAGTTGGCGCAGGAAGTCCAGCCGGGCCTTGACGGTTTTGACCGGATCCAGGGCCTGAAAGCCCAGGCGCACCATGGAATCGGTGATCGGCAGCCGGTTGAGCACATGATCGGCGAGGAAATCGGCCGCGCCCTGCGCGAGTCCGTAGGGAATGCCGAAGGGTATGCCCGCCACCGCGTCCACGGGACTGCCGAAGGTGACGATGGACTCCACGCCTTTGCCGAGACGGTAGGCCGCGGTCTGATAGGCGAACATGCCGCCCTGCGAGTAGCCCATGAGATGCACACCGCGGCCGGTCAATTCGTTCACGGTCTCGATGGCGCTGTTGACGGCCAGCACATGGTCGGCGAGGTCGCGGTCCCAGCCGCCCTCCTCGGTGGTGGGTGAGCCGAAATCGACCACCCAGCAGTCGATTCCACCCTCGTGCAGAATGCCGACCGCGCCGTCCGAGCCGTTCACATCCCAGATCTCGGCGGTGACCATGAGTGGGGGCACCAGCAGTGCGACCGGTCGGTCCGAAGGGGCGCTCGCCGCGGATGCCGCAGTGGCATCGGGGAAGTAGTGCCGCAACCGGTAGGTGCGCTTACGCTCGACGATCTCGTACGGCGAGGATTCGATGTCGTGAACCAGTCCCCCGAACCGGATCACCTCGAGCCCGTTCTGCGCGGTTGCCACGAGGCGCGCCAGCGGCCCCACAACGGACTTCGTATTGAATTTCACGGCTTTGCTCCCAGACCTACCCTGCTCGTGACCTGCGTCATCCGCCCCGACGCGTTCTGATGAGCTTGCCATAAGGCCACCTTACTGCGCGGCGGCTGTGACCAGTCCCATGTGACCTAAGGGCACGAAGCGCCGCACCTCGAGCACGTCGGGCAGCTCAAGCAAACGGACAGCCCGGTCGGTTCAGCTATTTCTGTGAATATGCGAATCGGCCCATCCGACGCAACACTCGGCCGGTCAGCACGCTCGTCCAATGCCCGCCAGGGACAGTTACGACGGTGTTGCTGCGAGGCCGCGAAGCTCCGACACGGCAGCGATAGCAATGCGCCAGACATCATGTTTATGCATTTCGCTGCGCTCGCACGATTGCGCGATCTACCATCGGTATCGCTGGAACGCACTGTCGCGCTTATCTTTTCACTCATCATGTCTAAAACTCCGCAGGCCCGTGTTCGGACCTGCCGTATCGCCGTGGACTCCACCGCTCGTGCAACGCGGTGGCCCTTAGAAGGTGAGGACCGCAGCATGACCATCGAAATGCCCCTTCAGACTGAAAACGGCCATCGGAAAACCCTCAGTACCACCGCCGCCCACCAGCTGGCGCACACCACCAAATCCGAACCGCAGATGCAGGGCATCAGCTCCCGATGGCTGACCCGCAATCTGCCGTGGACACAGGTCAAGGGCGGTGTGTATCGAGTCAACCGGCGCCTCACCCACACCGTCGGCAACGGCGAGGTCGAATACATCATCAACGGCCCGAACGCCCGGGTCATCCCGCTCGAACTGCAGGAGCTCCCGCAGCTGCGGGGCTTCGAGGACGAGGAGGTGCTCGCCACCGTCGCCGCACGCTTCGAACAGCGCGACCTCCCGCCCGGCACCGTCGTCGCCGAATTCGGCAATCCGATGGATCAGGTGCTGCTGATCGTGCACGGCAAGCTCAGCAAGATCGGCACCGGCGAATACGGCGAGGCCACCAAGCTCGGCATGCTCGCCGGCGGCGACTTCTACGGCGACGAGACGCTGATCGATCCGGACGCCATCTGGCCGGTAACCATCAAAACCGTCACGCCCACCACCGTTCTGGTGCTGACCCGCCCGGCGCTGCTGCAGCTGTGCGACAACATTCCGGCACTGCAGGAGCATCTGTCGGCGGTGGCCAATGTGCCTGCCGCGCCGCAGAACAAATTCGGTGAGGCCGAGATCGTGGTCTCCTCCGGCCACCACGGCGAGCCGATCCTCGACGGCACCTATGTCGACTACGACTCGCAGCCACGCGAATACGAACTCAGCCTCGGCCAGAGCGTATTGCGGGTACACACCCGCGTCGCCGATCTGTTCAACGATCCGATGGACCAGATCGAACAGCAGCTGCGCCTGACCATCGAAGCCATGTACGAGCGCCGCGAATACGACCTCGTCAACAATGCGGACTTCGGGCTGCTCAACAATTGTGATCTCAAGCAGCGCATCTACACCGAGTCCGGCCCGCCGACCCCGGACGATATGGACGAGCTGCTCAGCATGCGGCGCAGCACCAAACTCTTTCTGGCACACCCGAAGGCGATCGCCGCATTCGCCCGCGAGTGCAACAAGCGCGGTCTCTACCCGGATCCGGTGGAGGTCGACGGCCATCGCGTGCCCGCCTGGCGCGGCGTGCCGATCTTCCCGTGCGGCAAGATCCCGGTCAGCGACACCTCCACCACGTCCATCCTCGCCATGCGCACCGGCGAGAAGGATCAGGGCGTCATCGGCCTGCACCAGACCGGAATTCCGGACGAGTACGAACCCAGCCTGAATGTGCGATTCAAGGGGATCGACGATCAGTCGATCATCTCCTACCTCGTCAGCTGCTACTACTCGGCGGCCGTCCTGGTCCCCGATGCGCTCGGCATTCTCGACAATGTGTCGATCGCCCGTCAGTCCGACTGATCGGAGCCGGCCATGTCGGTGCTCTCACGCGCCGCGGCGCCGCCCGCCACCCACGAGGTGGCGGCGGCGGTCGCCGCGCTGCTGAAGTCCTTCGACCCGAATGCGCCGTCCACCCTCGTGCTTCC encodes the following:
- a CDS encoding family 2B encapsulin nanocompartment shell protein, whose product is MTIEMPLQTENGHRKTLSTTAAHQLAHTTKSEPQMQGISSRWLTRNLPWTQVKGGVYRVNRRLTHTVGNGEVEYIINGPNARVIPLELQELPQLRGFEDEEVLATVAARFEQRDLPPGTVVAEFGNPMDQVLLIVHGKLSKIGTGEYGEATKLGMLAGGDFYGDETLIDPDAIWPVTIKTVTPTTVLVLTRPALLQLCDNIPALQEHLSAVANVPAAPQNKFGEAEIVVSSGHHGEPILDGTYVDYDSQPREYELSLGQSVLRVHTRVADLFNDPMDQIEQQLRLTIEAMYERREYDLVNNADFGLLNNCDLKQRIYTESGPPTPDDMDELLSMRRSTKLFLAHPKAIAAFARECNKRGLYPDPVEVDGHRVPAWRGVPIFPCGKIPVSDTSTTSILAMRTGEKDQGVIGLHQTGIPDEYEPSLNVRFKGIDDQSIISYLVSCYYSAAVLVPDALGILDNVSIARQSD